The genomic interval GCAATCGAGCAGAACCCCGAGGCCGTCGCCGAGTTCGTAGACCGCCTCGACGCCGTCAACGAACTGCTCGACGTACTCTCGCTGGGCGAGAGCGCGCTCACCGACGAGATGGTCCGTGACCTCTCGGCCACGGGGTCGACGCTCGCCGAATCCGCAGACGGGCTCGCGACCGACGAGACGGTCGCGCTGGCCGGGACCGTCGGCCAGAACGCCGACGAACTGGAGGACGCGCTCGAAACGCTGCTCGTCCTCCAGAGAACCGGCACGCTCGACGAGCTGGCAGAGCTCGCGGGAGTCGGGTCGCTGGCGACCGC from Halorussus salilacus carries:
- a CDS encoding DUF1641 domain-containing protein → MADGAEPDRSDLEAAIEQNPEAVAEFVDRLDAVNELLDVLSLGESALTDEMVRDLSATGSTLAESADGLATDETVALAGTVGQNADELEDALETLLVLQRTGTLDELAELAGVGSLATAALDDEMVASLASTGASLGEVAQTAADDDTRDGIETLLEGVGEAQRGPPEQVGPVGLVRGLRDPEVQYGLGFLLALAGAIGRERASGDSR